One stretch of Paenibacillus sp. FSL R5-0341 DNA includes these proteins:
- the gnpA gene encoding 1,3-beta-galactosyl-N-acetylhexosamine phosphorylase, with amino-acid sequence MSKPTKGSFTLPGESGYEALTLELADRWGADVIRDSDGTKLSDEIINAGYGIYSTICIIRDHNEWASRNLDKLQQCFLITNPKVAVQDYISIYLMEDFFAEQFRVNDSKEAFKYWQVYDRTTGEEVPRGQWNYERESGNVVITGVAPWHKYTVSFMVYRIWEEISMYNHTTNNWDKEHLMQIDPIYTETQTYLVDWMETWCQNHPETTVVRFTSLFYNFAWIWGSDERNRHLFSDWGSYDFTVSSRALDLFAQKYGYSLSAEDFVNGGKYQVTHMPADQRKLDWMAFINDFVIEFGKKLIDIVHKHDKLAYVFYDDSWVGMEPYNDRFEEFGFDGMIKCVFSGYEARMCSGVKVDTHEIRLHPYLFPVGLGGLPTFKEGGDPTLDAKKYWINIRRALLRESIDRIGLGGYLHLVEPYPDFVDYIEKIAHEFREMKELHQEGKPYQIKTKVAVLHSWGKLRSWTLSGHFHETHMYDLIHVNEALSGLPIEVKFIDFDDIRRGVLKDVDVVINAGSAGSAWSGGEHWNDHRGVDILTQWVYEGGTFMGINQPSAAHGYDSFFRMAHVLGVDEDTGARVVHGKWSYEAHDAHGLVPEGANIASKGKGSIYLTDGTAKVLHETDGNITLSTHAFEKGQGIYLSSFEFNWENTRLLQNLIRFAGNEVGEAKYIPDNLYTECAYYPESNILVVINNSDQVQSTTIDTEHGKQTVELDPYDTVITKIGAIKSV; translated from the coding sequence ATGTCCAAACCAACCAAAGGCTCTTTTACACTACCGGGAGAATCTGGTTATGAGGCACTGACGCTGGAACTTGCCGATCGCTGGGGTGCCGATGTAATCCGTGACAGTGACGGTACAAAACTGTCCGATGAAATTATTAATGCCGGATATGGCATCTATTCAACCATTTGCATTATTCGGGATCATAATGAGTGGGCATCCCGTAATCTGGATAAGCTGCAACAATGTTTTCTAATAACGAATCCGAAGGTTGCTGTACAAGATTATATATCCATCTATCTGATGGAGGACTTCTTTGCTGAACAATTCAGGGTGAATGATTCCAAAGAAGCGTTTAAATATTGGCAAGTTTATGATCGAACGACTGGGGAAGAAGTTCCTAGAGGACAGTGGAATTATGAAAGGGAATCTGGCAATGTTGTGATTACCGGCGTTGCTCCTTGGCATAAATACACGGTGAGTTTCATGGTCTATCGAATATGGGAAGAGATCTCCATGTACAATCATACGACCAATAACTGGGACAAAGAGCATCTGATGCAAATTGATCCGATCTATACGGAAACGCAAACGTATCTGGTGGATTGGATGGAAACGTGGTGTCAAAACCATCCGGAAACAACGGTTGTACGTTTTACATCCCTATTTTATAATTTCGCCTGGATCTGGGGCAGTGATGAGCGGAATCGCCATCTGTTCTCGGATTGGGGTTCATACGATTTCACGGTAAGTTCGAGAGCGCTGGATCTGTTTGCTCAAAAATATGGGTATTCACTCTCGGCTGAGGACTTTGTGAATGGCGGTAAATATCAGGTCACTCATATGCCTGCGGATCAGCGCAAACTGGACTGGATGGCATTTATCAATGATTTTGTGATTGAATTCGGTAAAAAGTTGATTGATATTGTGCATAAACATGACAAGCTGGCGTATGTCTTCTATGATGACAGCTGGGTAGGCATGGAGCCGTACAATGATCGCTTTGAGGAATTTGGATTCGACGGCATGATCAAATGTGTGTTCTCCGGTTATGAGGCAAGAATGTGCTCAGGCGTTAAGGTCGATACCCATGAGATTCGCTTGCATCCATATTTGTTCCCAGTTGGGTTAGGCGGGCTTCCTACCTTCAAGGAGGGCGGAGATCCTACCCTGGATGCGAAGAAATATTGGATTAATATTCGGCGTGCATTGCTTAGGGAGTCGATTGACCGGATTGGACTAGGTGGATACTTGCATCTAGTTGAGCCTTACCCGGACTTTGTGGATTATATCGAGAAGATTGCCCATGAATTCAGGGAAATGAAAGAGCTGCACCAAGAAGGAAAACCGTATCAGATCAAAACAAAGGTAGCCGTGCTGCATAGCTGGGGCAAGTTAAGATCGTGGACCTTGTCCGGTCATTTTCATGAAACGCATATGTATGATCTGATTCATGTGAATGAGGCGTTATCCGGTTTACCGATCGAGGTCAAATTCATTGATTTTGATGATATTCGTCGGGGTGTATTGAAGGATGTGGATGTTGTCATTAATGCGGGTTCTGCTGGTTCTGCCTGGAGTGGTGGAGAGCACTGGAACGACCACCGAGGTGTAGACATCCTGACCCAGTGGGTGTACGAAGGCGGTACCTTTATGGGTATCAACCAGCCTTCAGCGGCCCACGGGTACGACAGCTTTTTCAGAATGGCGCATGTGCTTGGGGTAGATGAGGATACAGGTGCAAGAGTCGTTCATGGAAAATGGTCGTATGAGGCTCACGATGCGCACGGCCTGGTGCCGGAAGGTGCTAATATCGCGTCAAAAGGTAAAGGTAGCATATATCTTACGGATGGGACAGCCAAGGTATTGCACGAGACAGATGGCAACATTACGTTGTCCACGCATGCTTTCGAGAAAGGGCAAGGAATCTACTTATCTTCGTTCGAATTCAATTGGGAAAACACGAGATTGCTGCAGAATCTGATTCGTTTTGCCGGGAATGAGGTGGGTGAGGCAAAGTATATTCCGGATAACCTGTATACCGAGTGTGCCTACTACCCTGAGAGCAACATATTGGTTGTGATCAATAATAGCGATCAGGTTCAATCCACGACGATTGATACGGAGCATGGAAAACAAACCGTGGAATTAGATCCGTATGACACGGTGATCACCAAGATTGGCGCAATTAAATCAGTGTAG
- a CDS encoding alpha/beta hydrolase, whose translation MSIQIYNKRRSVTSYLLEKYIGTLDSKKNLSTREHTQKHLEHMGVENIKPYQLGKVKLTSPIKERSYEDMQVFTLNDQSSPDQRVILYIHGGAHTHQPLSFHWKFMDHMAQALNAKVIAPIYPKLPHFNYQHTYPKLLNLYRDIIASIKSPLQLTIMGDSAGGNISLSLAHYLKMNSLPQPKDIILLSPCVDMVLDNPVIFDYETRDPMLAVEGYDVIRRIWAADKQLNDPLISPIYGDFEGLGKISIFIGTHEGLFPDNMELDKKLTDQGIEHHTFVYPKMNHVFVLYPIPEAKDAKHKIIHIIKHGSHESHI comes from the coding sequence ATGAGCATACAAATTTATAATAAAAGACGCTCTGTAACGAGCTATTTATTAGAAAAATACATCGGAACATTAGATAGCAAGAAAAATCTATCCACACGGGAACATACACAGAAACATCTGGAGCACATGGGCGTTGAGAACATTAAGCCCTATCAATTAGGTAAAGTTAAATTAACTTCGCCTATCAAGGAGCGTTCCTATGAAGACATGCAGGTGTTTACTTTAAATGACCAGAGTTCCCCTGATCAACGGGTTATTCTCTATATTCATGGAGGAGCACATACGCATCAACCGCTGTCCTTCCATTGGAAATTCATGGATCATATGGCTCAGGCGCTGAATGCCAAAGTAATCGCCCCCATCTATCCCAAATTGCCTCACTTCAACTATCAGCATACGTATCCAAAACTTCTAAATCTGTATCGAGATATCATTGCATCCATAAAAAGTCCCTTACAGCTAACCATTATGGGAGATTCAGCAGGAGGAAATATCTCGCTAAGTCTTGCACACTACCTGAAGATGAATTCTCTTCCTCAGCCCAAAGACATTATTCTATTATCACCGTGTGTGGATATGGTTTTGGATAATCCCGTTATCTTCGACTATGAGACCAGAGATCCCATGCTGGCTGTGGAAGGGTATGATGTGATTCGTCGGATTTGGGCAGCCGATAAACAGCTGAATGACCCGCTCATTAGTCCAATCTACGGGGATTTCGAAGGGCTTGGCAAGATTAGCATCTTCATCGGAACCCATGAAGGTTTATTTCCGGACAACATGGAGCTTGATAAAAAGCTGACGGACCAAGGTATTGAGCATCATACTTTCGTATATCCCAAAATGAATCACGTCTTCGTGCTGTATCCGATTCCTGAAGCCAAAGACGCTAAGCACAAAATCATTCATATCATTAAACATGGATCACATGAATCGCATATATAA
- a CDS encoding metalloregulator ArsR/SmtB family transcription factor, which translates to MNQSIQQFKADFFKALAHPMRIQILELLSEGAKNVNELQSILGSEGSAVSQQLAVLRSKNVVQGLKEGTTVIYSLRDPLIKDLLEVAKQIFDNHLVDAISMLEDIRKES; encoded by the coding sequence ATGAATCAGAGCATACAACAGTTTAAAGCGGATTTTTTCAAAGCCTTGGCTCACCCCATGCGGATTCAGATTCTGGAGTTGCTGAGTGAAGGGGCAAAGAACGTCAACGAGTTACAAAGTATCCTGGGGTCTGAAGGCTCCGCTGTTTCGCAACAACTGGCTGTATTACGTAGCAAAAATGTTGTGCAGGGTCTGAAGGAAGGGACTACGGTCATATACTCTCTGCGTGATCCTTTGATTAAAGACTTGCTGGAGGTTGCCAAGCAGATTTTTGACAATCATCTGGTCGATGCCATTTCCATGTTGGAAGATATCCGCAAAGAATCATAA
- the sulP gene encoding sulfate permease, whose protein sequence is MKWMGRYAGYNGSAFRKDLLSGLIVGIIAIPLGMAFAIASGVKPEYGLYTTVIAGILISLLGGSKFQIGGPTGAFIPILFAIVMQYGYENLLIAGIMAGVMLVLMGLFKLGALIKFIPRPVTIGFTAGIAVIIFSGQIANFLGLSGIVKHEDFWSNMKEIGAHISTINIYSLLTAGCCLTVILLVPRFAPKVPASLVGLVLSTVVAALFFEGQVTTIGSSFGAIPSSLPQFHVPEMTWERIVNLLQPAFVIAMLGGIESLLSAVVADGMTGSRHNSNRELIGQGIANMVTPLFGGIPATGAIARTATNIKSGAVSPLSGVIHGVVVLLVIVLFASYASHIPLASMAPVLMMVAWNMSERRSFMHVMKTKTSDSLVLLITFLLTVFTSLTTAVEVGLILAVLLFVKRMSEMLKVAKVLPDPNHKHEKVMAHMVREGHDCPQISLYTIEGPLFFGAADRFEKSVMDSIHRRPGILLLRMGKVPFMDTTGESNLAHIVKYMESSGGRVLLSGIQAQPLEMLKRTGLIERIGPEHMFEHTGEAINYALVHLDEQKCRGCKHFAFRECAALSSDGTMGVQRVFTHQNIYSGK, encoded by the coding sequence ATGAAATGGATGGGGAGATATGCAGGGTACAATGGTTCTGCTTTTCGGAAGGATCTGTTATCAGGGCTAATTGTAGGTATTATTGCGATTCCACTCGGTATGGCGTTTGCTATCGCTTCCGGGGTCAAACCGGAGTATGGCTTGTATACCACGGTGATCGCAGGGATTCTCATTTCCTTGCTTGGTGGTTCCAAATTTCAGATTGGCGGGCCGACGGGGGCATTTATTCCGATCCTCTTCGCCATTGTGATGCAGTATGGATATGAAAATCTGCTGATTGCCGGAATTATGGCCGGAGTGATGCTTGTACTAATGGGGTTGTTTAAGCTTGGGGCGTTAATCAAGTTTATCCCACGACCCGTGACCATTGGATTTACGGCGGGTATTGCCGTCATTATTTTCAGTGGGCAGATTGCTAATTTTCTGGGACTAAGCGGGATTGTGAAACATGAAGATTTTTGGTCCAATATGAAAGAAATCGGGGCGCATATCTCAACCATTAATATATATAGTTTGCTGACAGCAGGCTGTTGTCTGACTGTTATTCTGCTTGTGCCGAGATTTGCACCGAAGGTGCCTGCATCACTGGTAGGTCTGGTTCTATCGACGGTAGTCGCAGCGTTGTTTTTTGAAGGGCAGGTGACTACGATCGGATCATCCTTTGGTGCGATACCAAGCTCCTTGCCTCAATTTCATGTGCCTGAGATGACGTGGGAGCGAATCGTAAACTTGCTGCAACCCGCTTTTGTCATCGCCATGCTGGGGGGAATTGAATCGTTGCTATCCGCTGTTGTGGCCGATGGCATGACCGGAAGTCGCCATAACAGCAATCGGGAGCTTATTGGGCAGGGGATCGCTAATATGGTAACGCCGTTATTTGGTGGTATTCCTGCAACAGGAGCGATTGCACGTACGGCAACGAATATTAAATCCGGAGCTGTATCACCATTGTCTGGGGTTATTCATGGTGTAGTAGTCCTATTAGTCATTGTTCTGTTCGCATCCTATGCTTCCCATATTCCACTTGCCAGTATGGCTCCAGTTCTGATGATGGTTGCCTGGAATATGAGTGAACGGAGATCGTTCATGCATGTCATGAAAACTAAAACGAGCGATTCGCTCGTTCTGCTTATTACCTTTTTGCTTACTGTATTTACTAGTTTAACGACAGCTGTAGAAGTAGGGTTGATTCTGGCTGTTCTTTTATTTGTTAAGCGAATGAGTGAGATGTTGAAGGTTGCCAAAGTGCTGCCCGATCCCAATCATAAACATGAGAAAGTTATGGCGCACATGGTCCGTGAAGGACATGATTGTCCGCAAATAAGCCTGTATACCATTGAAGGGCCACTATTCTTTGGTGCCGCGGATAGGTTCGAGAAGTCGGTCATGGATTCGATTCATCGGCGACCAGGTATTTTGCTATTGCGCATGGGCAAGGTGCCCTTTATGGATACGACAGGTGAATCCAACCTGGCCCATATTGTCAAATATATGGAGAGTTCTGGAGGAAGGGTTTTACTTTCAGGCATTCAGGCACAACCGTTGGAGATGCTGAAGAGAACAGGCTTGATTGAACGGATTGGTCCTGAGCATATGTTTGAACATACGGGTGAAGCTATCAATTATGCGTTAGTGCATCTGGATGAACAGAAATGTAGGGGATGCAAACATTTTGCCTTTCGTGAATGTGCTGCATTGTCGAGCGATGGAACTATGGGAGTCCAAAGAGTATTTACCCATCAAAATATATATTCTGGAAAATAA
- a CDS encoding phosphotransferase, translating into MSIQPTALRSVLNPRYLESALSNQYDMGTWEECLFWLRGLNDTYRVRTSTGMYILRIYRTEITEADVQYELSLLSQLKNVLTSAEHTDIGEYIEKKDHTGYTVLEAAEGKRVAVMFRYIEGTENNLEDDESCYAFGQSAAELHKAMDQVNVELPRYELDLKFLIDEPLERIINYIGENNEAAAFLHTFATTLKERIGAASRQGLDVGLCHGDMHGNNNAFQQDHQFIHYDFEWAAKGWRAYDLAQVKVRKRQSAERKVALWDALMAGYRSVRSFSAEDEQAVDLFIVARRFWVMGLDVAFIESDMGALDYGSDWLDSFVEEFRDTGIVP; encoded by the coding sequence ATGTCCATTCAACCGACTGCTTTACGTTCAGTGCTTAACCCCAGGTATCTGGAGTCTGCATTGAGTAATCAATATGACATGGGAACATGGGAAGAATGTTTATTTTGGCTTAGAGGATTGAATGATACCTACCGGGTTCGCACGTCCACTGGCATGTATATTCTCCGTATCTATCGTACTGAAATCACGGAGGCAGATGTACAGTATGAGCTATCTTTATTATCTCAACTGAAGAACGTTCTAACTTCTGCGGAACATACCGACATTGGAGAATACATCGAGAAGAAAGATCATACAGGATATACGGTGTTGGAGGCTGCGGAAGGCAAGCGAGTGGCTGTAATGTTTCGGTATATCGAGGGTACGGAGAACAACCTGGAGGATGATGAGTCTTGTTACGCCTTTGGCCAGTCTGCTGCTGAATTACATAAGGCTATGGATCAGGTGAACGTGGAGCTGCCACGATATGAGCTGGATCTGAAATTTCTTATTGACGAACCTCTTGAGAGAATTATCAACTACATCGGTGAGAACAACGAAGCAGCAGCATTTCTCCACACGTTTGCCACAACGTTAAAAGAACGAATCGGTGCCGCTTCCAGACAAGGTCTGGACGTTGGTCTGTGCCATGGCGATATGCATGGGAATAACAATGCGTTTCAACAGGATCATCAGTTTATCCATTACGACTTCGAGTGGGCAGCCAAAGGCTGGCGTGCCTATGATTTAGCTCAAGTGAAAGTTCGAAAAAGGCAGTCTGCTGAGCGAAAAGTAGCATTATGGGATGCGCTAATGGCAGGGTATCGTTCGGTGAGAAGCTTCTCTGCCGAAGATGAGCAGGCGGTTGATCTCTTTATTGTCGCTCGCCGATTCTGGGTGATGGGTCTGGATGTTGCTTTTATTGAAAGTGATATGGGGGCGCTGGACTATGGTTCGGATTGGCTGGATAGTTTCGTGGAAGAGTTCCGGGATACAGGAATTGTACCCTAG